From the genome of Nocardia sp. NBC_01503, one region includes:
- the ypfJ gene encoding KPN_02809 family neutral zinc metallopeptidase has translation MTFNEGLQIDPNRVSGGGGGPGMGGGLALGGGALGIVVLIATLLLGGDPGSVLGQFTGADSNSQSGTAGAPDHCKTGADANKYVDCRVVLTVQSLDSVWSTELPKQTNRKYVDPKVTLFSGQVSTGCGRASSAVGPFYCPADQTAYFDTSFFQELKDRFGASGGPLAQEYVVAHEFGHHIQNLLGDINRAQRDPQGPESGAVRTELQADCYAGVWAYYADKLPAPGSNQPFLKPLTTNDINDGLSAASAVGDDRIQKASTGRVNPEAWTHGSSDERQKWFLSGYKTGQLKMCDTYNARDLSNPPGLK, from the coding sequence ATGACCTTCAACGAGGGCCTGCAGATCGACCCGAACCGGGTATCCGGCGGTGGCGGCGGACCGGGCATGGGCGGCGGATTGGCTCTCGGCGGCGGTGCCCTCGGCATTGTCGTTCTGATCGCGACTTTGCTGCTGGGCGGCGATCCGGGCAGTGTGCTCGGACAGTTCACCGGGGCGGACAGCAATTCACAGTCCGGTACGGCGGGCGCGCCCGATCACTGCAAGACCGGAGCCGACGCGAACAAGTACGTCGACTGCCGCGTGGTGCTGACGGTGCAGAGCCTGGACTCGGTGTGGAGCACCGAACTCCCCAAGCAGACCAATCGCAAGTACGTCGATCCGAAGGTGACGCTCTTCTCCGGTCAGGTGAGCACCGGCTGCGGGCGCGCCTCCTCGGCGGTCGGGCCGTTCTACTGCCCCGCCGATCAGACCGCGTACTTCGACACCAGCTTCTTCCAGGAGTTGAAGGATCGCTTCGGCGCCAGCGGCGGGCCGCTCGCGCAGGAGTACGTGGTGGCGCACGAGTTCGGCCATCACATCCAGAATCTGCTCGGCGATATCAATCGCGCGCAGCGTGATCCGCAGGGCCCGGAGTCCGGTGCGGTGCGCACCGAACTCCAGGCCGACTGCTACGCGGGCGTGTGGGCGTACTACGCCGACAAGCTGCCCGCGCCGGGTTCGAATCAGCCGTTCCTGAAGCCGTTGACCACCAACGACATCAATGACGGTCTCTCCGCCGCCTCGGCCGTGGGTGACGATCGCATTCAGAAGGCGTCGACCGGTCGCGTGAATCCCGAAGCCTGGACGCATGGTTCGTCGGACGAGCGGCAGAAGTGGTTCCTGTCCGGCTACAAGACCGGACAGCTCAAGATGTGCGATACGTACAACGCGCGCGATCTGAGCAACCCGCCCGGCCTGAAGTAG
- a CDS encoding MFS transporter has protein sequence MRSAIGFAVVIFRVLTHATPIVDPALLKVRTFFWSNITALLFCTAFGAVLPSVVLRLETGAHYSALATGLAVAPGPLLVPVFAAVGQRLAGRGWPASYIVALGNTLFFLGAAVLALSATDDVDYLTQVLPGWMIIGVGVGFSLPSLLASATVDLPPTRVSTGSGVVNTSRQLGYVFGVAMLVAILGTLSASPGDAVAGFTHGWWAITAVALLSALTALGITSRRAKAV, from the coding sequence ATGCGGTCGGCAATCGGATTCGCCGTGGTGATCTTCCGCGTGCTGACCCATGCCACGCCGATCGTGGATCCGGCGCTGCTGAAGGTGCGAACCTTCTTCTGGTCGAATATCACCGCGCTGCTGTTCTGTACCGCCTTCGGTGCGGTGCTGCCCAGCGTCGTCCTGCGGCTGGAGACGGGCGCGCATTACAGCGCGCTGGCGACCGGTCTCGCGGTCGCGCCCGGTCCGCTGCTGGTACCGGTGTTCGCGGCGGTCGGGCAGCGCCTGGCCGGGCGTGGCTGGCCCGCCAGTTATATTGTCGCCCTGGGCAATACGCTGTTCTTCCTGGGCGCGGCGGTATTGGCGCTGAGCGCCACCGATGACGTGGACTACCTCACCCAGGTGCTCCCGGGCTGGATGATCATCGGTGTGGGCGTGGGCTTCTCACTGCCCAGCCTGCTTGCCTCGGCGACCGTCGACCTGCCGCCGACGCGCGTCTCGACCGGCAGCGGCGTGGTGAATACCAGCCGTCAGCTCGGCTATGTCTTCGGCGTCGCCATGCTGGTCGCCATTCTCGGCACGCTGAGCGCGTCCCCCGGCGACGCCGTCGCCGGGTTCACCCATGGCTGGTGGGCCATCACCGCGGTGGCTCTGCTCAGCGCCCTCACCGCACTCGGCATCACCTCGCGCCGAGCGAAAGCCGTATGA
- a CDS encoding 2-oxoacid:acceptor oxidoreductase subunit alpha has product MGNSGAPEKLEKVVIRFAGDSGDGMQLTGDRFTHEAAAFGNDLATQPNFPAEIRAPQGTLPGVSSFQIQIADYDILTAGDQPDVLVAMNPAALKANLEDLARGAMLIINTDEFTKRNLAKVGYSADPLTDETLTDFVVHKVPMTSLTLGATEPTGVGKKDGQRAKNMFALGLLSWMYGRPLGGTEEFMREKFAATPDVAEANILAFRAGWNYGETTEAFATTYEVAPATLPAGTYRQITGNTALAYGIVTAGQLAGLPVFLGTYPITPASDILHELSKHKNFGVTTFQAEDEIAGIGAALGASLGGALGVTSTSGPGLALKSETIGLAVMTELPLLIIDVQRGGPSTGLPTKTEQSDLLQALYGRNGESPVAVLAPRSPADCFETAVEAARIALTYRTPVLLLSDGAIANGSEPWSIPEVADMPRIDPGFEPGGDASDEFQPYARDPETLARPLAVPGTVGRAHRIGGLEKADGSGNISYEPANHELMVRLRQAKIDGITVPDLEVEDPSGRAELLLIGWGSSYGPIGEACRRARRRGVPVAQAHLRNLNPFPANLGEVLRRYRTVVAPEMNGGQLAMLLRARYLVDVQPWTKIAGLAFSAQELVGVIDAALDGSITEMEQAKAFTARARATYRTPGGN; this is encoded by the coding sequence ATGGGAAACAGCGGTGCCCCAGAGAAATTGGAAAAGGTCGTCATTCGGTTCGCCGGTGACTCCGGGGATGGTATGCAGCTCACCGGTGATCGATTCACCCACGAGGCAGCCGCATTCGGCAATGACCTCGCCACTCAGCCCAACTTTCCCGCCGAGATTCGCGCACCCCAGGGCACGCTGCCGGGTGTGTCCTCATTCCAGATCCAGATCGCCGATTACGACATCCTGACCGCCGGTGACCAGCCGGATGTGCTGGTGGCGATGAATCCCGCTGCGCTGAAGGCGAATCTGGAGGATCTGGCGCGCGGGGCCATGTTGATCATCAATACGGACGAATTCACCAAACGGAATCTCGCCAAGGTGGGCTACTCCGCCGATCCGCTCACCGATGAAACTCTGACCGATTTCGTGGTGCACAAGGTGCCCATGACGTCATTGACGCTCGGGGCTACCGAACCGACCGGTGTGGGCAAAAAGGATGGGCAGCGCGCGAAGAATATGTTCGCGCTGGGATTGCTGTCCTGGATGTACGGGCGACCGCTCGGTGGCACCGAAGAGTTCATGCGGGAGAAATTCGCGGCCACACCGGATGTGGCCGAAGCGAATATCCTCGCATTTCGGGCAGGCTGGAATTATGGCGAAACCACCGAGGCCTTCGCCACCACCTACGAGGTCGCTCCCGCGACGCTGCCCGCCGGAACCTACCGGCAGATCACCGGCAATACCGCACTCGCCTACGGCATCGTCACCGCCGGGCAGCTCGCCGGATTGCCGGTCTTCCTGGGCACGTATCCGATCACCCCGGCCTCGGACATCCTGCACGAGCTGAGCAAGCATAAGAACTTCGGCGTGACCACCTTCCAGGCCGAGGATGAGATCGCCGGAATCGGTGCGGCGCTGGGGGCTTCGCTCGGGGGAGCGCTGGGGGTCACCAGCACCTCCGGGCCCGGACTCGCGCTCAAGAGCGAGACCATCGGCCTGGCCGTCATGACCGAACTGCCGCTGCTCATCATCGATGTGCAGCGCGGCGGGCCGTCCACCGGTCTGCCCACCAAGACCGAACAGTCCGATCTGTTGCAGGCGCTGTACGGGCGCAATGGCGAATCGCCGGTGGCCGTACTGGCTCCGCGCTCACCCGCGGACTGCTTCGAGACCGCGGTCGAGGCGGCACGCATCGCGCTCACCTATCGCACGCCGGTGCTGCTGCTCTCCGACGGCGCGATCGCCAATGGTTCGGAGCCGTGGTCGATTCCGGAGGTCGCCGATATGCCGCGCATCGACCCGGGCTTCGAACCCGGCGGCGATGCGAGCGACGAGTTCCAGCCGTACGCCCGCGATCCCGAGACCCTGGCCCGGCCGCTCGCCGTGCCCGGTACGGTCGGCCGCGCGCATCGCATCGGCGGCCTCGAAAAGGCCGACGGCAGCGGCAATATCTCGTACGAACCCGCCAATCACGAACTGATGGTTCGACTTCGGCAGGCCAAGATCGACGGCATCACCGTGCCGGACCTCGAGGTCGAGGATCCGAGCGGTCGCGCCGAACTGTTGCTCATCGGGTGGGGGAGCTCCTACGGGCCGATCGGTGAGGCGTGCCGGCGGGCCCGGCGGCGCGGTGTTCCGGTGGCGCAGGCACACCTGCGGAATCTGAATCCCTTCCCCGCCAACCTCGGTGAGGTGCTGCGCCGCTACCGCACCGTGGTCGCGCCGGAAATGAACGGCGGCCAACTCGCCATGCTGCTGCGCGCCCGCTACCTGGTCGACGTGCAGCCGTGGACCAAGATCGCCGGACTGGCCTTCTCGGCCCAGGAACTGGTCGGCGTCATCGACGCGGCACTGGACGGTTCCATCACCGAGATGGAACAGGCCAAGGCTTTCACCGCCCGCGCCCGGGCGACCTATCGCACACCAGGGGGTAACTGA
- a CDS encoding phosphotransferase family protein: MTALLAERAAEVVSAAQQLLTKRMGAPVKLSDPMELSGSGRTTVLRVRVAENAFSLPRTLIVKQVRGAAQERRTGGMAPGVASIDSAFLREAVSYQFTTALGRDHRPGAYLLAYSLPDRLLILSDLGENTSLTAVLQAGVEPAGRNSLMAFAQALGRMHAATVGREADFVALLRRVDVVHRVDGIAQQAETAVSEVPLMLQRELGIEVPGEIAERIVRGNRLFSAGRYRAFSPSDLCPDNVILNEEGARFLDYEWGGFRDATLDIAYALVSFPGCLCDFELSRERARQMVEAWRSEVVAVWPALADDDVLAERILEARLIWVWLSTYWFLPADHTRIAAAREHGLSIPRSAALINRWAALAEDARCTGDDSLGDFAEHVSATLEEHWEE, from the coding sequence ATGACCGCACTATTGGCCGAACGCGCCGCCGAAGTCGTGTCCGCGGCACAGCAGTTGCTCACAAAGCGAATGGGTGCTCCGGTAAAGCTGAGCGATCCTATGGAACTCAGCGGCAGTGGTAGGACGACGGTGCTACGCGTACGTGTTGCGGAGAACGCTTTCTCACTTCCTCGCACACTCATAGTGAAACAGGTACGCGGCGCCGCGCAGGAACGACGCACCGGGGGCATGGCACCCGGTGTGGCAAGCATCGACTCCGCATTTCTGCGGGAGGCGGTGTCCTACCAATTCACCACCGCGCTGGGGCGCGATCACCGACCGGGCGCGTACCTGCTTGCGTACAGCCTCCCCGATCGGCTGCTCATCCTCAGCGACCTCGGTGAGAACACGTCACTCACCGCGGTGCTACAGGCCGGAGTCGAACCCGCCGGGCGTAATTCACTCATGGCCTTCGCGCAGGCCCTGGGCCGAATGCACGCCGCCACCGTCGGCCGCGAGGCCGATTTCGTGGCCCTGCTACGCCGAGTCGACGTGGTCCATCGCGTCGACGGCATCGCCCAACAGGCCGAGACCGCCGTCTCCGAGGTGCCCCTCATGCTGCAGCGTGAACTCGGCATCGAGGTGCCGGGGGAGATCGCCGAACGCATCGTGCGCGGTAACCGGCTGTTCTCCGCGGGGCGCTACCGCGCCTTCAGTCCCTCGGACCTGTGCCCCGACAATGTGATTCTCAATGAGGAGGGCGCGCGCTTCCTCGACTACGAGTGGGGTGGCTTCCGCGACGCGACGCTCGATATCGCGTACGCACTGGTCTCTTTTCCGGGCTGCCTCTGCGATTTCGAGCTCTCCCGCGAACGCGCCAGACAGATGGTCGAGGCGTGGCGCTCCGAAGTGGTCGCGGTCTGGCCCGCCCTCGCCGATGACGATGTGCTCGCCGAGCGCATTCTCGAGGCGCGACTCATCTGGGTATGGCTCTCCACCTATTGGTTCCTGCCCGCCGATCACACCCGCATTGCCGCCGCTCGCGAACACGGACTCTCGATTCCGCGTTCGGCGGCGCTGATCAACCGCTGGGCCGCCCTCGCCGAGGACGCCCGCTGCACCGGTGACGACTCACTGGGTGATTTCGCCGAACATGTATCGGCGACGCTCGAGGAGCACTGGGAAGAGTAG
- a CDS encoding 2-oxoacid:ferredoxin oxidoreductase subunit beta produces MTILENPFIGTDLGLTGLSGVPRADGPQKAKDYTSDQEVRWCPGCGDYVILATVRGFLADLGLERENLMFVSGIGCSSRFPYYLEAYGIHSIHGRAPAIATGLAVTRPDLSVWVVTGDGDALSIGGNHLIHALRRNVNMTILLFNNRIYGLTKGQYSPTSETGKVTKSTPMGSIDHPFNTLSVAIGAEATFAARALDSDRAGLNEVLRAAAEHRGTSFVEILQDCPIFNDGSFDMLRKENAESHLIRLQHGEPIRFGAENEFAVVRSGFGLRVVRTETVAESEIVVHDAYTDNPEYAYALSRLSDQDLSHVVTGVFRSVTRPTYDDGARAQLETAVERKPVGENSLQQLLTGRETWTVG; encoded by the coding sequence ATGACCATTCTCGAAAACCCTTTCATCGGAACCGATCTCGGGCTCACCGGGCTGTCCGGCGTACCACGCGCCGACGGTCCGCAGAAGGCCAAGGACTACACCTCCGATCAGGAGGTGCGCTGGTGCCCCGGATGCGGTGACTACGTCATCCTGGCGACCGTGCGCGGCTTCCTCGCGGATCTGGGGCTCGAACGCGAGAATCTGATGTTCGTCTCCGGGATCGGATGCTCCAGCCGATTCCCGTACTACCTGGAGGCGTACGGGATTCACTCGATCCACGGGCGTGCGCCCGCCATCGCCACCGGGCTGGCGGTGACCCGGCCCGATCTGTCGGTATGGGTGGTGACCGGTGACGGCGATGCGCTCTCCATCGGTGGCAATCACCTGATCCACGCGCTGCGGCGCAATGTGAATATGACGATCCTGCTGTTCAACAACAGGATCTACGGGCTCACCAAGGGGCAGTACTCGCCGACCTCGGAGACCGGCAAGGTCACCAAATCGACGCCCATGGGGTCGATCGACCATCCGTTCAACACCCTGTCCGTGGCCATCGGGGCCGAAGCCACCTTCGCGGCAAGGGCTTTGGACTCCGACCGGGCCGGGCTCAATGAGGTGCTGCGCGCCGCCGCCGAGCATCGTGGGACCTCGTTCGTGGAGATCCTGCAGGACTGCCCGATCTTCAATGACGGGTCATTCGACATGCTGCGCAAGGAGAATGCCGAATCGCATCTGATCCGCCTGCAGCACGGTGAGCCCATCCGATTCGGGGCCGAGAACGAATTCGCCGTGGTGCGAAGTGGTTTCGGGCTCCGGGTGGTGCGCACCGAGACCGTCGCCGAATCCGAGATCGTGGTGCACGACGCGTACACCGACAATCCGGAGTACGCCTACGCGCTCTCGCGGCTCTCGGATCAGGATCTGTCGCATGTGGTGACCGGTGTATTCCGCAGTGTCACCCGGCCCACCTATGACGATGGTGCCCGGGCTCAGCTCGAGACGGCCGTCGAACGCAAACCGGTGGGCGAGAACTCGCTTCAGCAGCTGCTCACCGGACGCGAAACCTGGACGGTCGGCTGA
- a CDS encoding Rv2578c family radical SAM protein, protein MRWQSQTLEADDGALPGLERAGFVRSVQTPEFEGITFHEVLCKSALNKVNGDGLPFNWTINPMRGCSHACTYCFARSTHEYLDLDAGNDFDNQIVVKTNVAAVLRRELHKRSWHRETVALGSNTDPYQRAEGRYRLMPGIIGALTESGTGFSVLTKGTLMRRDLPLLTQAARQVPVHLAVSIAIMDPELHAGLESGTPSPRARLELVRALADAGFAVNVMVAPIIPCLTDTRAHLDELFGAIAEAGAASVVAFPMHLRGSTRGWFLNWLAEQHPALLRRYRQLYGRGTSVTPEYSAWLRGRIEPLLEKHGLNRERQAEPEVRAAVSHTPDPQLALFA, encoded by the coding sequence CCGATGACGGCGCGCTGCCCGGGTTGGAGCGCGCCGGATTCGTTCGGAGCGTACAGACTCCGGAGTTCGAAGGCATCACCTTCCACGAAGTGCTCTGCAAATCCGCGCTGAACAAGGTCAATGGCGATGGCCTGCCGTTCAATTGGACCATCAACCCCATGCGCGGCTGTTCACACGCCTGCACCTACTGCTTCGCCCGCAGCACCCACGAGTACCTGGATCTGGACGCGGGCAATGACTTCGACAATCAGATCGTGGTCAAGACCAATGTCGCCGCGGTCCTGCGCCGGGAGTTGCACAAGCGCTCCTGGCATCGGGAAACCGTTGCGCTGGGGTCGAATACCGATCCCTATCAGCGCGCCGAGGGGCGCTATCGGCTCATGCCGGGCATCATCGGCGCGCTGACCGAATCGGGGACCGGATTCTCCGTCCTCACCAAAGGCACGCTCATGCGCCGGGATCTGCCGCTGCTGACCCAAGCCGCGCGGCAGGTGCCGGTGCATCTGGCCGTCTCCATCGCGATCATGGATCCCGAACTGCACGCCGGTCTGGAATCGGGCACCCCCTCGCCGCGTGCGCGGCTGGAGTTGGTGCGCGCCCTGGCCGATGCCGGTTTCGCCGTGAATGTCATGGTGGCTCCGATCATTCCGTGCCTCACCGATACCCGCGCGCACCTCGATGAACTCTTCGGAGCCATCGCCGAGGCGGGTGCGGCCAGCGTGGTCGCCTTCCCCATGCATCTACGCGGCAGCACCCGCGGCTGGTTCCTCAACTGGCTCGCCGAACAGCACCCGGCGCTACTGCGGCGCTACCGACAGTTGTATGGTCGCGGGACTTCGGTGACACCGGAGTACTCTGCGTGGCTACGCGGCCGGATCGAGCCGCTGCTCGAAAAGCATGGACTGAACCGCGAACGGCAGGCCGAACCCGAGGTGCGCGCCGCCGTATCGCATACGCCCGACCCGCAGCTGGCCCTGTTCGCCTGA
- a CDS encoding alkaline phosphatase D family protein, producing MRIAEIISTPFDRRSALKGGGAAVAVSLLGTAVARAESVAFRHGVASGDPLPGGVIIWTRLTPSEEATPGSGAGAPTAVHWEIATDSGFGSIAASGAQTASADSDHTVKVDVSGLAAGREYFYRFTALGQTSPVGRTHTAPAVSDTPDRLRLGVVSCANWEAGYFGAYRHLAARGDLDAIVHLGDYIYEYQRGEYGGRNGSVRWHEPAHEIVSLADYRIRHAQYKTDPDLADLHTRLPFICTWDDHESADNAWSGGAENHQPETEGDWRARRAAALQAYLEWMPVRTGGDRRLYRRLRFGTLAELSMLDLRSYRSEQAKSGPGWKVVDSPDRTIAGKDQLDWVSAGLTSAPVSWKLVGNPVMIAPLVFPPLDPDATKALTELIGIPESGIPANLDQWDGYTADRQKLLHAITDNQVADVVFLTGDIHTSWAADVPLDAGAYPAGPTAGVEFVVPSVSSQSMGDMTKTPPRTASVVAETALLGINRHLHYAELDSHGYGVLHVDAGQAQMDWFYLDDVADPNTGVRHGGSFGVRRGGRIEPRATPMA from the coding sequence GTGCGCATCGCCGAGATCATCTCCACGCCGTTCGATCGTCGCTCCGCGTTGAAGGGTGGGGGCGCCGCGGTCGCGGTCTCGCTGCTGGGGACGGCGGTGGCGCGCGCGGAGTCGGTCGCGTTCCGGCATGGCGTCGCCTCCGGGGATCCGCTGCCGGGCGGGGTGATCATCTGGACCCGCCTCACGCCGTCCGAGGAGGCGACCCCCGGATCGGGCGCGGGCGCGCCGACTGCGGTGCACTGGGAGATTGCCACCGACTCCGGCTTCGGGAGTATCGCCGCATCGGGCGCCCAGACGGCGAGTGCGGATTCCGATCACACGGTCAAGGTCGATGTGTCCGGATTGGCCGCCGGGCGCGAATACTTCTATCGCTTCACGGCTCTCGGGCAGACCTCACCGGTGGGGCGTACGCATACCGCTCCCGCTGTATCGGATACCCCCGATCGACTGCGGCTCGGCGTGGTGTCCTGTGCGAACTGGGAGGCCGGTTACTTCGGGGCGTACCGGCATTTGGCGGCGCGCGGTGACCTCGACGCCATCGTGCATCTGGGCGATTACATCTACGAGTACCAGCGCGGTGAGTACGGCGGGCGCAATGGTTCGGTGCGCTGGCATGAGCCCGCGCACGAGATCGTATCGCTCGCGGATTATCGAATTCGGCACGCGCAGTACAAGACCGATCCGGACCTGGCGGATCTGCATACCCGGCTGCCGTTCATCTGCACCTGGGACGATCACGAATCCGCCGATAATGCCTGGTCCGGGGGTGCGGAGAACCATCAGCCCGAGACCGAGGGCGATTGGCGGGCGCGGCGCGCGGCGGCCCTGCAGGCGTACCTGGAGTGGATGCCGGTGCGCACCGGCGGCGATCGGCGGCTGTATCGGCGGCTGCGCTTCGGCACCCTCGCCGAGCTGTCCATGCTGGATCTGCGCAGCTACCGGAGCGAGCAGGCCAAGTCCGGGCCGGGCTGGAAGGTGGTCGACAGTCCGGATCGCACCATCGCGGGCAAGGACCAATTGGATTGGGTCTCCGCCGGTTTGACCTCGGCGCCGGTGAGCTGGAAATTGGTCGGCAATCCGGTGATGATCGCACCGCTGGTCTTCCCACCGCTGGATCCGGATGCGACCAAGGCGCTCACCGAGCTCATCGGCATCCCGGAGTCGGGCATTCCAGCCAATCTGGACCAGTGGGACGGGTACACCGCCGATCGGCAGAAACTGTTGCACGCCATCACCGATAACCAGGTCGCCGATGTGGTCTTCCTGACCGGCGATATCCACACCTCCTGGGCGGCGGATGTCCCCCTCGACGCCGGCGCCTACCCGGCCGGACCGACCGCGGGCGTGGAATTCGTTGTGCCGTCGGTGTCCTCGCAATCCATGGGCGATATGACCAAGACCCCGCCGCGCACCGCCTCGGTGGTCGCCGAGACCGCGCTGCTCGGGATCAACCGCCATCTGCACTACGCGGAGCTGGACTCACACGGTTACGGCGTACTGCACGTGGATGCCGGGCAGGCGCAGATGGACTGGTTCTACCTCGATGACGTGGCGGATCCGAATACCGGTGTGCGCCACGGCGGTTCCTTCGGGGTACGACGCGGCGGCCGCATCGAGCCGCGCGCGACCCCGATGGCCTGA
- the aspS gene encoding aspartate--tRNA ligase has protein sequence MLRTHLAGSLRSEHAGQTVTLTGWVARRRDHGGVIFIDLRDASGVSQAVFREGEPAEQAHKLRNEFCVKVTGVVENRPAGSENPNLPTGAIEVNVTELEVLNEAAPLPFQLDDEPGEEARLKYRYLDLRREGPAHAIRLRSKVSAAAREVLGKHAFVEVETPTMTRSTPEGARDFLVPARLQPGKFYALPQSPQLFKQLLMVAGIERYYQIARCYRDEDFRADRQPEFTQLDIEMSFVEQEDVILLAEDILVALWRLIGHEITTPIPHMTYADAMRRYGSDKPDLRFGIEITEMAEYFKDTPFRVFQSPYVGAVVMPGGASQPRRQLDAWQEWAKQRGAKGLAYILIQEDGTLGGPVAKNLTDAEREGLAKYVGANPGDCVFFAAGDAKSSRALLGAARGEIARKCELIDENEWAFVWIVDAPMFEPAADATASGDVALGHSAWTAVHHAFTSPMPEHLDTFDTDPGSALAYAYDIVCNGNEIGGGSIRIHRRDVQERVFKVMGISEEEAQDKFGFLLDAFSYGAPPMGGIAFGWDRITALLAGVDSIREVIAFPKSGGGVDPLTDAPTPITPIQRRDAGLDVKLDENGNPVKAEK, from the coding sequence GTGCTGCGCACCCACTTGGCTGGTTCGCTGCGAAGCGAGCACGCCGGTCAGACCGTCACCCTCACCGGATGGGTGGCCCGGCGGCGAGACCACGGTGGCGTGATCTTCATCGATCTGCGTGATGCGTCGGGCGTGTCGCAGGCCGTCTTCCGTGAGGGCGAGCCCGCCGAACAGGCCCATAAGCTCCGCAACGAGTTCTGCGTGAAGGTCACCGGTGTGGTCGAGAATCGGCCCGCGGGGAGCGAGAACCCGAATCTGCCGACCGGCGCCATCGAGGTGAACGTCACCGAACTCGAGGTGCTCAACGAGGCCGCGCCGCTGCCGTTCCAGCTCGACGACGAGCCCGGTGAAGAGGCCCGCCTGAAGTACCGCTACCTGGATCTGCGCCGCGAAGGCCCCGCACACGCCATCCGGCTGCGCTCCAAGGTCAGCGCCGCCGCCCGCGAGGTGCTCGGCAAGCACGCGTTCGTCGAGGTCGAGACCCCGACCATGACGCGCTCGACGCCCGAAGGCGCACGCGACTTCCTGGTGCCCGCGCGTCTGCAGCCCGGCAAGTTCTACGCGCTGCCGCAGTCCCCGCAGCTGTTCAAGCAGCTGCTCATGGTCGCCGGTATCGAGCGGTACTACCAGATCGCGCGCTGCTACCGCGACGAGGACTTCCGCGCCGACCGCCAGCCCGAGTTCACCCAGCTCGACATCGAGATGAGCTTCGTGGAGCAGGAGGATGTGATCCTGCTCGCCGAGGACATCCTCGTCGCGCTGTGGCGGCTCATCGGTCATGAGATCACCACCCCGATCCCGCATATGACCTACGCCGACGCCATGCGCCGCTACGGCTCGGACAAGCCCGACCTGCGCTTCGGCATCGAGATCACCGAGATGGCGGAGTACTTCAAGGACACGCCGTTCCGTGTGTTCCAGTCCCCGTACGTCGGTGCGGTCGTCATGCCCGGCGGTGCGTCGCAGCCGCGGCGTCAGCTCGATGCCTGGCAGGAATGGGCCAAGCAGCGTGGTGCGAAGGGGCTGGCATACATCCTGATTCAGGAGGACGGCACCCTCGGCGGACCCGTCGCCAAGAACCTCACCGATGCCGAGCGTGAGGGCCTGGCCAAGTACGTCGGCGCGAACCCGGGCGACTGTGTGTTCTTCGCCGCCGGTGACGCCAAGTCCAGCCGGGCGCTGCTCGGCGCGGCGCGCGGTGAGATCGCCCGCAAGTGCGAGCTCATCGACGAGAACGAGTGGGCCTTCGTCTGGATCGTGGACGCGCCCATGTTCGAGCCCGCCGCCGACGCCACCGCCAGTGGCGATGTCGCCCTCGGCCATTCGGCCTGGACCGCCGTGCACCACGCCTTCACCTCGCCCATGCCGGAGCATCTGGACACCTTCGACACCGATCCGGGCTCGGCGCTGGCGTACGCCTACGACATCGTCTGCAACGGCAACGAGATCGGCGGCGGCTCGATCCGTATCCATCGCCGCGATGTGCAGGAGCGCGTCTTCAAGGTGATGGGCATCAGCGAGGAGGAGGCGCAGGACAAGTTCGGCTTCCTGCTCGATGCCTTCTCCTACGGCGCTCCGCCCATGGGCGGCATCGCGTTCGGTTGGGACCGCATCACCGCGCTGCTCGCCGGTGTCGACTCCATCCGCGAGGTCATCGCCTTCCCGAAGTCCGGTGGCGGCGTCGACCCGCTCACCGATGCCCCGACCCCCATCACCCCCATCCAGCGTCGTGACGCCGGCCTGGATGTGAAGCTGGACGAGAACGGCAACCCGGTGAAGGCCGAGAAGTAG